A single region of the Aeromicrobium chenweiae genome encodes:
- a CDS encoding phosphotransferase, translating into MPEDDTEHLPGAVGGATRVGRTVRRPTGPWTPAVHELLTYLQDNGLRGMPALHGLDDEGREVLEYVEGRGVPIDREVVLDTVLEEAVAWLRDFHDIVDGFRPEGPRTWRGGEAELGPGQIICHNDPGAYNWIIQGGHFVAMIDWDMAGPGRAIDDLAFLAWTGIPLYREIPVEDVARRLDLLVDAYGEWGPMTVLDAVVERMTEAAARIEAGQARGDQGYINLAKVGEPQRTRDRVAAFRERIPAIEAAL; encoded by the coding sequence GTGCCAGAGGACGACACCGAACATCTCCCCGGCGCCGTCGGAGGCGCCACCCGCGTCGGCCGCACCGTGCGCCGCCCCACCGGTCCGTGGACCCCGGCGGTCCACGAGCTCCTGACGTACCTGCAGGACAACGGCCTGCGCGGCATGCCGGCGCTGCACGGCCTCGACGACGAGGGCCGCGAGGTGCTCGAGTACGTCGAGGGCCGTGGCGTGCCGATCGACCGCGAGGTCGTCCTGGACACGGTGCTCGAGGAGGCGGTGGCCTGGCTGCGCGACTTCCACGACATCGTCGACGGGTTCCGTCCCGAGGGTCCGCGGACCTGGCGTGGCGGGGAGGCCGAGCTCGGACCCGGCCAGATCATCTGCCACAACGATCCCGGTGCGTACAACTGGATCATCCAGGGCGGCCACTTCGTCGCGATGATCGACTGGGACATGGCGGGGCCGGGACGCGCGATCGACGACCTCGCGTTCCTCGCCTGGACCGGCATCCCGCTCTACCGGGAGATCCCGGTCGAGGACGTCGCGCGACGGCTGGACCTGCTCGTGGACGCGTACGGCGAGTGGGGGCCGATGACGGTCCTCGACGCCGTGGTCGAGCGGATGACGGAGGCCGCCGCCCGGATCGAGGCCGGCCAGGCGCGCGGGGACCAGGGGTACATCAACCTGGCGAAGGTCGGCGAGCCCCAGCGCACCCGCGACCGGGTCGCCGCGTTCCGCGAGCGCATCCCGGCCATCGAAGCCGCCCTGTGA
- a CDS encoding YqjF family protein, with protein MSTFDPVAPQLAGPRLLRQDWTRLTFIHWAVDPERVAHLLPPGTRPDTLDGATYVGLIPFEMRAAGFGRGPAVPYFGDFAETNVRLYTVDDEGHRGIVFRSLETSRLLVVLTARIASATPYMWARMRIRQDGDRIEYVTRRRWPGPRGVGGRIVATLGDPIERPSALEEFVTARFGLHTRYLGRTVWIPNHHVPWSLREATLDVLDDNLVAAAGVPGLALRQPDSVVHADRVHTEFRTASVIRSR; from the coding sequence GTGAGCACGTTCGATCCGGTCGCGCCGCAGCTGGCCGGGCCCCGCCTCCTGCGCCAGGACTGGACCCGGCTGACGTTCATCCACTGGGCGGTCGACCCGGAGCGGGTCGCGCACCTGCTCCCGCCCGGCACCCGCCCCGACACGCTGGACGGGGCGACGTACGTCGGGCTGATCCCGTTCGAGATGCGGGCCGCCGGCTTCGGCCGCGGTCCGGCCGTCCCCTACTTCGGAGACTTCGCCGAGACCAACGTCCGGCTCTACACCGTGGACGACGAGGGCCACCGGGGCATCGTGTTCCGCTCCCTGGAGACCAGCAGACTGCTGGTCGTCCTCACTGCCAGGATCGCGTCCGCGACGCCGTACATGTGGGCCCGGATGCGCATCCGGCAGGACGGCGACCGCATCGAGTACGTCACGCGGCGGCGCTGGCCGGGCCCCCGCGGCGTCGGCGGACGGATCGTCGCCACGCTCGGCGACCCCATCGAGCGGCCCTCCGCGCTCGAGGAGTTCGTCACCGCCCGGTTCGGCCTGCACACGCGCTACCTCGGACGGACCGTGTGGATCCCCAACCACCACGTGCCGTGGTCACTGCGAGAGGCGACGCTCGACGTGCTCGACGACAACCTGGTCGCGGCCGCTGGTGTGCCGGGACTCGCGCTCAGGCAACCGGACTCCGTGGTCCACGCCGACCGGGTGCACACCGAGTTCAGGACGGCGTCGGTGATCCGGAGTCGATGA
- a CDS encoding bile acid:sodium symporter family protein — translation MDSPLTTLGLPVALGIIMFGLGLSLTIADFRRVRQHPRAVVIALACQLLLLPAICFGLVVVLDLPPLLGIGMLLLAASPGGTSANLFSHLFHGDVALNVTLTAINSIVAIFTLPVIANLAIRYFDRQDSVSLQFSKVVEVFAVVLLPVLLGMLVRSRRPDVAARADKPVRIGSAVILAVLVLGIIVDQRDKIGEYFGDVGLATGLFCAISLVVGYVVPKALGVTEAQAIASSMEIGVHNATLAIYIAVEVLDSTAISVPAAVYSIFMFVLAGAWGYALSRRRAVVRA, via the coding sequence ATGGACTCGCCGCTCACCACCCTCGGCCTGCCGGTCGCGCTCGGCATCATCATGTTCGGTCTCGGCCTGTCGCTGACGATCGCGGACTTCCGGCGGGTCCGCCAGCACCCCCGCGCGGTCGTGATCGCCTTGGCGTGCCAGCTGCTCCTGCTGCCGGCGATCTGCTTCGGTCTCGTCGTGGTGCTGGACCTGCCGCCGCTGCTCGGCATCGGGATGCTGCTGCTCGCGGCGTCACCCGGCGGCACGAGCGCCAATCTGTTCAGCCACCTGTTCCACGGGGACGTGGCGCTCAACGTCACCCTCACCGCGATCAACTCGATCGTCGCGATCTTCACCCTGCCGGTCATCGCGAACCTCGCAATCAGGTACTTCGACCGCCAGGACTCGGTGTCGCTGCAGTTCTCGAAGGTGGTCGAGGTGTTCGCGGTGGTCCTGCTGCCGGTGCTGCTCGGCATGCTCGTGCGCTCGCGCAGGCCCGACGTCGCGGCGCGGGCCGACAAGCCCGTGCGGATCGGGTCGGCGGTGATCCTCGCGGTGCTCGTCCTCGGCATCATCGTCGACCAGCGGGACAAGATCGGCGAGTACTTCGGCGACGTCGGGCTCGCGACGGGCCTGTTCTGCGCGATCAGCCTGGTCGTCGGGTACGTCGTCCCGAAGGCGCTGGGCGTGACCGAGGCCCAGGCGATCGCGTCGTCGATGGAGATCGGGGTCCACAACGCCACCCTGGCGATCTACATCGCCGTCGAGGTCCTCGACAGCACCGCGATCTCGGTCCCGGCGGCGGTCTACTCGATCTTCATGTTCGTGCTCGCCGGCGCGTGGGGGTACGCCCTGTCGCGCCGCCGGGCGGTCGTCAGGGCCTGA
- a CDS encoding FAD-binding protein, with protein MTGTNWAGNLTYRATVLHEPSSIDELVELVARTPRLRALGSRHSFNAIADTDAAQVSVGRLPVVVDVDETARTVTVSAGLRYGELVERLDQQGWALPNLASLPHISVAGAVATGTHGSGDRNGSLAAAVAAVQMVRPDGTLHEVRRGDADFEGSVVALGRLGVVTSLALDVVPAFEVRQDVFEHLPWAQVEEHFDEVTSAAYSVSMFTDWSETGPHQVWLKSRADQQAAPTELFGATPAAEGVHPLPGISAEFTTQQLGRSGRWWDRLPHFRLGYTPSDGDELQSEFLVPRAHALEAIAAVRALAPQVQRLLLVSEIRTIAGDDLWLSPAHSTDCVALHFTWRLDVPAVTAFLPTLDDALAPFAARPHWGKVFETTPERLLAAYPRLPDFRDLVDKADPERKLANELTESWLRP; from the coding sequence GTGACTGGGACCAACTGGGCAGGCAACCTGACGTACCGCGCGACCGTGCTCCACGAACCGTCGTCGATCGACGAGCTGGTCGAGCTCGTCGCGAGGACCCCGCGGCTGCGGGCGCTCGGCTCGCGCCACTCGTTCAACGCCATCGCGGACACCGACGCCGCCCAGGTCTCCGTGGGCCGGCTGCCCGTGGTCGTGGACGTCGACGAGACGGCCCGCACCGTGACGGTGTCGGCCGGGCTGCGGTACGGCGAGCTCGTCGAACGGCTCGACCAGCAGGGCTGGGCGCTGCCGAACCTCGCGTCGCTCCCCCACATCTCCGTTGCCGGGGCCGTCGCGACCGGGACCCACGGGTCCGGCGACCGCAACGGCAGCCTGGCCGCGGCCGTCGCCGCGGTCCAGATGGTCCGCCCCGACGGCACCCTGCACGAGGTACGCCGCGGGGACGCCGACTTCGAGGGGTCCGTCGTCGCGCTCGGCCGCCTCGGAGTCGTCACGTCGCTCGCGCTGGACGTCGTCCCGGCGTTCGAGGTGCGCCAGGACGTCTTCGAGCACCTGCCGTGGGCGCAGGTCGAGGAGCACTTCGACGAGGTCACCTCGGCGGCGTACAGCGTCAGCATGTTCACCGACTGGAGCGAGACCGGCCCGCACCAGGTCTGGCTCAAGTCACGCGCGGACCAGCAGGCGGCCCCGACCGAGCTGTTCGGCGCGACACCTGCCGCCGAGGGCGTCCACCCCCTGCCCGGCATCTCCGCCGAGTTCACGACGCAGCAGCTGGGCCGGTCCGGCCGGTGGTGGGACCGCCTGCCGCACTTCCGTCTCGGCTACACGCCCAGTGACGGTGACGAGCTGCAGAGCGAGTTCCTCGTCCCCCGCGCCCACGCGCTGGAGGCGATCGCCGCGGTCCGCGCGCTGGCGCCGCAGGTGCAGCGGCTCCTGCTGGTGTCGGAGATCCGCACGATCGCCGGCGACGACCTGTGGCTGAGCCCGGCCCACAGCACCGACTGCGTCGCGCTGCACTTCACGTGGCGTCTCGACGTCCCGGCCGTCACCGCGTTCCTGCCGACGCTCGACGACGCGCTCGCCCCGTTCGCGGCCCGTCCGCACTGGGGCAAGGTGTTCGAGACGACCCCCGAGCGACTGCTGGCGGCGTACCCCCGGCTGCCCGACTTCCGCGATCTCGTCGACAAGGCCGACCCCGAGCGCAAGCTCGCCAACGAGCTGACCGAGTCCTGGCTCAGGCCCTGA
- a CDS encoding S9 family peptidase codes for MTVSYPRLAARTLRFTLGIPRNITVSPDGRTVRFIRTPDGVTRTGQLWEHDVETGTESILVDPDALLGEAGEQLSAEERSRRERSRESAAGLVAYDVDPTGRWACFTLSGQLWAVHLGARAITSLPSVGAVIDPHLDPTGRRIAYASGGALRVIGVDGHDERALVEPESPTEVWGQAEFIAAEEMDRFRGFWWAPDGTSLLVERFDDAPVQTWHIADPEHPEREPVAQRYPAAGTPNAEVTLWHVGLDGSRTEIRWDRATYEYLGRVSWTEHGAPLLQVMSRDQKSSQILTVDVSTGETSIVRELHDTSWVELSSAPRHAPGGALVTVEDVDGWRRVVVDGSPVSPDGWQVRGIVDAFADCVVATASQDPTQVQVVRFGLDGTATPVTDGPAVHGAVMGGPTTVVIRSGLDVVGTTVVVHREDADPSALRVVSEPAPFEPVVTMLEAGERGLRTAVLFPRDHQPGSTRLPVLMDPYGGPHAQRVVSSARAFLEAQWLADQGFCVVVADGRGTPGRGYEWERAVLHEFATVTLDDQVDALQAVAAAYPDDVDPSRVGITGWSYGGYLSALAVLKRPDVFHAAVAGAPVTEWRLYDTCYTERYLGDPRTQPEVYDRNSLIPLAPALERPLMIIHGLADDNVVAAHTLRLSSALLAAGRAHTVLPLSGVTHMTPQEVVAENLKLLQVEFLKEHLGA; via the coding sequence ATGACCGTGTCCTATCCCCGACTGGCCGCCCGTACGCTCCGCTTCACGCTGGGCATCCCGCGCAACATCACGGTGTCACCGGACGGGCGCACCGTCCGCTTCATCCGCACCCCCGACGGCGTCACACGCACCGGGCAGCTGTGGGAGCACGACGTGGAGACCGGCACGGAGTCGATCCTCGTGGACCCGGACGCCCTGCTGGGCGAGGCCGGCGAGCAGCTGTCGGCGGAGGAGCGGTCCCGTCGCGAGCGCAGCCGGGAGTCCGCCGCAGGCCTGGTCGCGTACGACGTCGACCCGACCGGTCGCTGGGCCTGCTTCACGCTGTCGGGCCAGCTGTGGGCCGTGCACCTCGGCGCGCGGGCCATCACCTCGCTGCCCAGCGTCGGCGCGGTCATCGACCCGCACCTGGACCCCACCGGCCGGCGCATCGCGTACGCCTCGGGCGGCGCCCTGCGGGTCATCGGCGTCGACGGACACGACGAGCGCGCCCTGGTGGAGCCGGAGTCGCCCACCGAGGTCTGGGGACAGGCCGAGTTCATCGCGGCGGAGGAGATGGACCGCTTCCGCGGGTTCTGGTGGGCACCGGACGGGACGTCGCTGCTGGTCGAGCGGTTCGACGACGCCCCGGTGCAGACCTGGCACATCGCGGACCCCGAGCACCCGGAGCGCGAGCCGGTGGCGCAGCGCTATCCCGCGGCCGGCACCCCCAACGCGGAGGTCACCCTCTGGCACGTCGGCCTCGACGGCAGCCGTACCGAGATCCGGTGGGACCGCGCGACGTACGAGTACCTCGGCCGGGTCAGCTGGACCGAGCACGGCGCGCCCCTGCTCCAGGTCATGAGCCGTGACCAGAAGTCCTCGCAGATCCTCACGGTCGACGTCTCCACCGGCGAGACCTCGATCGTGCGGGAGCTGCACGACACCTCGTGGGTCGAGCTCTCCTCCGCGCCGCGGCACGCCCCCGGCGGCGCCCTCGTCACGGTCGAGGACGTCGACGGCTGGCGTCGCGTCGTCGTCGACGGCTCGCCCGTCTCACCCGACGGGTGGCAGGTGCGCGGCATCGTCGACGCGTTCGCGGACTGCGTCGTGGCCACCGCCTCGCAGGACCCGACACAGGTGCAGGTCGTGCGCTTCGGCCTCGACGGCACCGCGACCCCCGTCACCGACGGTCCGGCCGTCCACGGCGCGGTCATGGGCGGCCCGACCACGGTCGTCATCAGGTCAGGACTGGACGTCGTCGGCACCACGGTCGTCGTCCACCGCGAGGACGCCGACCCCAGCGCCCTGCGGGTGGTGTCCGAGCCCGCGCCGTTCGAGCCGGTCGTGACGATGCTCGAGGCCGGGGAGCGCGGCCTGCGCACGGCGGTGCTGTTCCCGCGTGACCACCAGCCCGGCTCGACCCGTCTGCCGGTGCTGATGGACCCGTACGGCGGACCCCACGCCCAGCGGGTCGTGTCCTCGGCGCGCGCCTTCCTCGAGGCGCAGTGGCTGGCCGACCAGGGCTTCTGCGTCGTCGTGGCGGACGGACGCGGGACGCCGGGGCGTGGGTACGAGTGGGAACGTGCGGTGCTGCACGAGTTCGCGACGGTCACGCTGGACGACCAGGTCGACGCGCTGCAGGCCGTCGCGGCGGCGTACCCCGACGACGTCGATCCCTCCCGGGTCGGCATCACCGGCTGGTCGTACGGCGGATACCTCTCCGCGCTCGCGGTGCTGAAGCGTCCCGACGTGTTCCACGCGGCGGTCGCGGGTGCGCCCGTGACCGAGTGGCGGCTGTACGACACCTGCTACACCGAGCGATACCTCGGCGACCCGCGCACGCAGCCGGAGGTCTACGACCGCAACTCGCTGATCCCGCTGGCCCCCGCCCTGGAGCGCCCGCTGATGATCATCCACGGTCTCGCGGACGACAACGTCGTCGCGGCGCACACGTTGCGGCTGTCGTCCGCGCTGCTGGCAGCGGGACGCGCGCACACCGTCCTGCCACTCTCCGGGGTCACCCACATGACCCCGCAGGAGGTCGTCGCGGAGAACCTCAAGCTGCTCCAGGTCGAGTTCCTCAAGGAGCACCTCGGCGCCTGA
- the mshB gene encoding N-acetyl-1-D-myo-inositol-2-amino-2-deoxy-alpha-D-glucopyranoside deacetylase — protein sequence MTLPDRRILLVHAHPDDESINNGLTMAKYVQEGAHVTLVTCTLGEMGEVLVPELEHLAADRDDTLGQHREGELAAAMAALGVSDHRFLGGAGRFRDSGMKWDENGNATAADEIHDNAFWNADLLEAASLLVEIIREVRPQVLVTYDEFGNYGHPDHVQAHRVAHYATDLAAARSFKPELGEAWDIPKLYWAAMSASRFREDLRALRESGDTTTFEGMDPDQLPPFAVEDEYLDAMVVGPEHVPAKLAAMKAHKTQITEDGAFFAGGIDVAAVVWGTEFYRLVKGTRGPVGESGFEQDLFAGL from the coding sequence ATGACCCTCCCCGATCGCCGGATCCTGCTCGTGCACGCCCACCCGGACGACGAGTCGATCAACAACGGCCTCACGATGGCCAAGTACGTCCAGGAGGGCGCCCACGTCACGCTCGTCACCTGCACGCTGGGGGAGATGGGCGAGGTCCTCGTCCCGGAGCTGGAGCACCTGGCCGCAGATCGTGACGACACGCTGGGACAGCACCGCGAGGGTGAGCTGGCCGCCGCGATGGCCGCGCTCGGCGTCAGCGACCACCGGTTCCTCGGCGGTGCCGGACGGTTCCGCGACTCGGGCATGAAGTGGGACGAGAACGGCAACGCGACCGCGGCCGACGAGATCCACGACAACGCCTTCTGGAACGCGGACCTGCTCGAGGCGGCGTCGCTGCTGGTGGAGATCATCCGCGAGGTGCGGCCCCAGGTCCTGGTGACGTACGACGAGTTCGGCAACTACGGGCACCCCGACCACGTCCAGGCCCACCGCGTCGCGCACTACGCGACAGATCTCGCCGCGGCGCGGTCGTTCAAGCCCGAGCTGGGCGAGGCGTGGGACATCCCGAAGCTCTACTGGGCGGCGATGTCGGCGTCGCGGTTCCGCGAGGACCTCCGGGCGCTGCGCGAGTCCGGCGACACCACGACCTTCGAGGGCATGGACCCCGATCAGCTGCCGCCGTTCGCGGTCGAGGACGAGTACCTCGACGCCATGGTGGTCGGCCCGGAGCACGTGCCGGCCAAGCTCGCCGCCATGAAGGCGCACAAGACGCAGATCACCGAGGACGGGGCCTTCTTCGCCGGCGGCATCGACGTCGCGGCCGTGGTGTGGGGCACCGAGTTCTACCGCCTGGTCAAGGGCACCCGCGGCCCCGTGGGCGAGAGCGGGTTCGAGCAAGACCTCTTCGCCGGTCTGTAG
- a CDS encoding cupin domain-containing protein: MTRPPLADALDLQPHPEGGWYRRTWASPVEVTLPDGRVRPTASLIHFLLPAGESSAWHRVASDEQWIAQLGSVRLELGGDGEAPGDAESYVVGLDLAAGELSQALVPAGVWQRTRATTSDALVSCLVSPGFSFDDFELIDSGSPTPS, from the coding sequence GTGACCCGTCCGCCGCTGGCCGACGCGCTGGACCTGCAGCCCCATCCCGAGGGCGGTTGGTACCGGCGCACCTGGGCCTCACCGGTCGAGGTCACCCTGCCCGACGGGCGGGTCAGGCCCACCGCGTCACTGATCCACTTCCTGCTGCCGGCGGGGGAGTCCTCGGCCTGGCACCGGGTCGCTTCCGACGAGCAGTGGATCGCTCAGCTCGGCTCCGTGCGGCTGGAGCTGGGCGGTGACGGGGAGGCGCCGGGCGACGCGGAGTCGTACGTCGTGGGGCTTGACCTGGCCGCCGGGGAGCTGTCGCAGGCGCTGGTGCCGGCGGGTGTCTGGCAGCGCACGCGCGCGACGACGTCGGACGCGCTGGTGAGCTGCCTGGTCTCGCCCGGCTTCAGCTTCGACGACTTCGAGCTCATCGACTCCGGATCACCGACGCCGTCCTGA
- a CDS encoding VanW family protein: MTTDQPDPNDADESRTDADESRTDADESRTDADESRTDADESRTAPEAGLVVEDDELDLDLHDDEPAAPQDADDDEDPEPDDAFTDDEVEDVLGDDDPVSPDEDDADDEESADDEPVAAAPAHAVSDDPEDEHDLRPAHHPADVVVPASAFPDEVDEPRQDEEPPAGPVKKRKRHWFRNTLLLVIVLAGALYVAGYFLTGSRMPANAMIGGVDVGGKSPSAARTLVDRELSQRADRPIELTHGKKDFQIAPKDAGLALDVDGTVEAAGGRRSWDPRDMIALFAGDHETDPVLDVDDALLQSTIGTISESVDKDVVEAQITFPDGKPVARKPKPGLVVSKSDTADAIRSTYLVSDKPITVPTVEVEPSVDEDALADAMDTTAKTAVSGPVTLSVGDKDVELPVSAYAPALVIRVENGRLTPRLDAKKLAGPLTDSTTGIGKKAVDATVRIQNGKPVVVPGKEGLGLQPKEMATKLVPVLSRTGDERTLEVEAKVVKPLFTTKDAKALKITEKISEFETSFPYAEYRNTNQGRAAELMDGTLIKPGETFSFNDVVGERTEANGFVNGTVINGGVFREELGGGVSQVATTMYNAGFFGGMDDVEHHPHAFYIDRYPVGREATVYFGSLDLRWKNPTKYGVLVRSYVKKSTPSSPGRMHVELWSTKVWDKIEAGRSERRNGRTPGTQYDDTNRCVPQGPVEGFDIDIYRTFFRDGKKVKTETDTANYQAADRVVCGKKPKGD, encoded by the coding sequence ATGACGACCGACCAGCCCGATCCCAACGACGCCGACGAGTCGCGCACGGACGCCGACGAGTCGCGCACGGACGCCGACGAGTCGCGCACGGACGCTGACGAGTCGCGCACGGACGCCGACGAGTCACGCACGGCGCCCGAGGCCGGTCTGGTCGTCGAGGACGACGAGCTCGACCTCGACCTGCACGACGACGAGCCCGCCGCCCCGCAGGACGCGGACGACGACGAGGATCCCGAGCCGGACGATGCGTTCACCGACGACGAGGTCGAGGACGTCCTGGGCGACGACGACCCCGTCAGTCCCGACGAGGACGACGCGGACGACGAGGAGAGCGCGGACGACGAACCCGTCGCAGCAGCTCCGGCGCACGCGGTGAGCGACGACCCCGAGGACGAGCACGACCTTCGCCCGGCCCACCACCCGGCGGACGTCGTCGTCCCGGCCTCGGCGTTCCCCGACGAGGTCGACGAGCCCCGGCAGGACGAGGAGCCGCCCGCGGGGCCGGTGAAGAAGCGCAAGCGCCACTGGTTCCGCAACACGCTGCTGCTGGTGATCGTGCTGGCCGGTGCCCTCTACGTCGCCGGGTACTTCCTGACCGGCAGCCGGATGCCCGCGAACGCGATGATCGGCGGCGTCGACGTCGGGGGCAAGTCCCCGTCGGCGGCTCGGACGCTCGTCGACCGCGAGCTGTCGCAGCGTGCGGACCGTCCGATCGAGCTGACGCACGGCAAGAAGGACTTCCAGATCGCGCCGAAGGACGCCGGACTGGCGCTCGACGTGGACGGAACGGTCGAGGCGGCCGGCGGACGACGCAGCTGGGACCCGCGCGACATGATCGCCCTGTTCGCCGGCGACCACGAGACCGATCCGGTCCTGGACGTGGACGACGCGCTGCTGCAGAGCACGATCGGCACGATCAGCGAGTCGGTCGACAAGGACGTGGTCGAGGCGCAGATCACCTTCCCCGACGGCAAGCCGGTCGCCCGCAAGCCCAAGCCGGGCCTCGTCGTGTCGAAGTCCGACACCGCCGACGCGATCCGCAGCACGTACCTGGTCAGCGACAAGCCGATCACCGTGCCGACCGTCGAGGTGGAGCCGTCGGTCGATGAGGACGCCCTCGCCGACGCCATGGACACGACCGCCAAGACCGCGGTCAGCGGACCGGTGACCCTCTCGGTCGGCGACAAGGACGTCGAGCTGCCGGTCTCGGCGTACGCCCCGGCCCTCGTCATCCGCGTCGAGAACGGTCGGCTCACGCCCCGCCTGGACGCCAAGAAGCTCGCGGGCCCGCTCACTGATTCCACGACCGGCATCGGCAAGAAGGCCGTGGACGCCACGGTGAGGATCCAGAACGGCAAGCCCGTCGTGGTGCCCGGCAAGGAGGGCCTCGGCCTGCAGCCCAAGGAGATGGCGACGAAGCTCGTCCCAGTTCTGAGCCGGACCGGCGACGAGCGGACCCTCGAGGTCGAGGCGAAGGTCGTCAAGCCGTTGTTCACGACCAAGGACGCCAAGGCGCTCAAGATCACCGAGAAGATCAGCGAGTTCGAGACCTCCTTCCCGTACGCCGAGTACCGCAACACCAACCAGGGGCGCGCCGCCGAGCTCATGGACGGCACGCTCATCAAGCCCGGCGAGACGTTCAGCTTCAACGACGTCGTCGGGGAGCGCACCGAGGCCAACGGCTTCGTCAACGGCACGGTCATCAACGGTGGCGTGTTCCGCGAGGAGCTCGGCGGAGGCGTGTCACAGGTCGCGACGACGATGTACAACGCCGGTTTCTTCGGTGGCATGGACGACGTCGAGCACCACCCGCACGCGTTCTACATCGACCGCTACCCGGTCGGGCGCGAGGCGACGGTGTACTTCGGCAGCCTCGACCTGCGCTGGAAGAACCCGACGAAGTACGGCGTGCTCGTGCGCTCGTACGTCAAGAAGAGCACCCCGTCCTCGCCCGGCAGGATGCACGTCGAGCTCTGGAGCACGAAGGTCTGGGACAAGATCGAGGCGGGCAGGTCCGAGCGCCGCAACGGCCGCACCCCCGGCACCCAGTACGACGACACCAACCGGTGCGTGCCGCAGGGTCCTGTCGAGGGGTTCGACATCGACATCTACCGGACGTTCTTCCGGGACGGCAAGAAGGTCAAGACCGAGACCGACACGGCGAACTACCAGGCCGCCGACCGGGTCGTCTGCGGCAAGAAGCCGAAGGGCGACTGA
- a CDS encoding flavin reductase family protein — protein sequence MTVTVDPSAFRGALGRFASGVTVVTTTLDGVDHAMTASAFSSVSLDPPLVLVCSHKNSRFHDAVLTSGIWGVSILAEEGTEASAWFAHRGRPLETQFDHVPHRRGDSGVVLLEQSLAWLECRTETVTDGGDHTVIIGAVVGAGVREDLDDPLLYYRSHYGTIVRLPESEKTVYGGDA from the coding sequence ATGACGGTGACGGTCGATCCGAGCGCGTTCCGTGGGGCTCTCGGCCGATTCGCCAGCGGTGTCACGGTCGTGACGACGACCCTCGACGGGGTCGACCACGCGATGACCGCCAGCGCGTTCAGCTCGGTCTCGCTCGACCCGCCGCTGGTGCTGGTGTGCTCGCACAAGAACAGCCGCTTCCACGACGCGGTCCTCACCAGCGGCATCTGGGGTGTCTCGATCCTCGCGGAGGAGGGCACCGAGGCGTCCGCCTGGTTCGCGCACCGGGGCCGCCCGCTGGAGACCCAGTTCGACCACGTCCCGCACCGCCGCGGGGACTCCGGCGTCGTCCTGCTCGAGCAGTCGCTGGCCTGGCTGGAGTGCCGCACCGAGACGGTGACCGACGGCGGTGACCACACCGTCATCATCGGCGCCGTCGTGGGCGCCGGCGTACGGGAGGACCTCGACGATCCGCTGCTCTACTACCGTTCGCACTACGGGACGATCGTCAGGCTGCCGGAGTCGGAGAAGACCGTGTACGGGGGAGACGCATGA